One Ailuropoda melanoleuca isolate Jingjing chromosome 14, ASM200744v2, whole genome shotgun sequence DNA segment encodes these proteins:
- the SCARF2 gene encoding scavenger receptor class F member 2 isoform X1 — protein MRHSGRASRLLCPKLGRLYYPEMQQAQVISLLLSSQEPTCCAGWRQQGDECGVAVCEGNSTCSENEVCVRPGECRCRHGYFGANCDTKCPRQFWGPDCKELCICHPHGQCEDVTGQCTCHARRWGARCEHACQCQHGVCHPRSGACRCEPGWWGAQCASACYCSATSRCDPQTGACLCHAGWWGRSCNNQCACNTSPCEQQSGRCQCRERTFGARCERYCQCFRGRCHPVDGTCACEPGYRGKYCREPCPAGFYGLGCRRRCGQCKGQQPCTVAEGRCLTCEPGWNGTKCDQPCATGFYGEGCGHRCPPCRDGHACNHVTGKCTRCNAGWIGDRCETKCSNGTYGEDCAFVCADCGSGHCDFQSGRCLCSPGVHGPHCNLTCPPGLHGVDCAQACSCHEDSCDPVTGACRLETNQRKGVMGAGALLALLLGLLLSLLGCCCACRGKDPARRPRPRRELTLGRKKAPQRLCGRFSRISMKLPRIPLRRQKLPKVVVAHHDLDNTLNCSFLEPPSGLEQPSPSWSSRASFSSFDTTDEGPVYCVPHEETATESRDAEPPTSPTEALASSPAPVTTPATAEEATPVPVSSDSERSASSVEGPGGALYARVARREARPARARGEAGGLSLSPSPERRKPPPPDPATKPKVSWIHGKHGAAAAARAPSPPLSGPEAAPSPSKRKRTPSDTSARPDEPGSPRARDPTPRPPGLAEEGPALASPSPPRARARGRGPGLSEPTDAGGPPRSAPEAASMLAAELRDKTRSLGRAEGAPGAQGPREKPAPPQKAKRSVLPASPARASPAPEAPGPEKVAAGAPAPDTPRKKTPIQKPPRKKSREAAGELGRAGAPTL, from the exons ATGCGTCACTCTGGCAGGGCCTCCAGACTTCTGTGCCCAAAGTTGGGGAGGCTGTACTACCCTGAAATGCAACAGGCCCAAGTTATTTCCCTCCTTTTGAG ttcccagGAGCCCACGTGCTGTGCCGGCTGGAGGCAGCAGGGCGATGAGTGTGGGGTCG CGGTGTGCGAAGGCAACTCCACGTGCTCGGAGAATGAAGTGTGCGTGCGGCCAGGCGAGTGCCGCTGCCGCCATGGCTACTTCGGTGCCAACTGTGACACCA AGTGCCCGCGCCAGTTCTGGGGCCCCGACTGCAAGGAGCTGTGTATCTGCCACCCGCATGGGCAGTGCGAGGACGTGACAGGCCAGTGTACGTGTCACGCGCGGCGCTGGGGCGCACGCTGCGAGCATGCGTGTCAGTGCCAGCATGGCGTGTGCCACCCGCGGAGCGGCGCGTGTCGCTGCGAGCCTGGCTGGTGGGGCGCGCAGTGCGCCAGCGCGTGTTACTGCAGCGCCACGTCGCGCTGTGACCCACAGACGGGCGCGTGCCTGTGCCACGCAGGCTGGTGGGGCCGCAGCTGCAACAATCAGTGCGCCTGCAACACGTCTCCGTGCGAGCAACAGAGCGGCCGCTGCCAGTGCCGCGAGCGCACGTTTGGCGCGCGCTGCGAGCGCTACTGCCAGTGCTTTCGCGGCCGCTGCCACCCTGTGGACGGCACGTGCGCCTGCGAGCCGGGCTACCGGGGCAAGTACTGCCGGGAGCCGTGCCCTGCCGGCTTCTACGGCCTGGGCTGCCGCCGCCG ATGCGGCCAGTGCAAAGGCCAGCAGCCTTGCACGGTGGCCGAGGGCCGCTGCCTGACTTGCGAGCCCGGCTGGAACGGCACCAAGTGTGACCAGCCGTGCGCCACCGGCTTCTATGGCGAGGGCTGCGGCCACCGCTGCCCGCCCTGCCGCGACGGGCATGCCTGCAACCACGTCACTGGCAAGTGCACGCGCTGCAACGCGGGCTGGATCGGCGACCG GTGCGAGACCAAGTGCAGCAACGGCACTTATGGCGAGGACTGTGCATTTGTGTGCGCCGACTGCGGCAGCGGCCACTGCGACTTCCAGTCGGGGCGTTGCCTGTGCAGCCCGGGCGTCCACGGGCCCCA CTGTAACCTGACGTGCCCGCCTGGGCTCCACGGTGTGGACTGCGCCCAGGCCTGCAGCTGCCACGAGGACTCATGCGACCCTGTCACTGGTGCCTGTCGCCTGG AGACCAACCAGCGCAAGGGCGTGATGGGCGCGGGTGCGTTGCTTGCTCTGCTCCTCGGCCTGCTGCTCTCGCTGCTCGGCTGCTGCTGCGCCTGCCGCGGCAAGGACCCGGCGCGCCG gccccgcccccgcaGGGAGCTCACGCTCGGGAGGAAGAAGGCGCCGCAGCGACTGTGCGGTCGCTTCAGCCGCATCAGCATGAAGCTCCCTCGGATCCCGCTCCGGAGGCAGAAGCTGCCGAAGGTCGTAG TGGCCCATCACGACCTGGATAACACACTCAACTGTAGCTTCTTGGAGCCACCGTCCGGGCTGGAGCAGCCCTCGCCATCATGGTCCTCCCgggcctccttctcctcctttgaCACCACTGATGAGGGCCCCGTGTACTGTGTACCCCACGAGG AGACCGCAACGGAGAGCCGGGACGCggagccccccacctcccctacGGAGGCGCTGGCGTCATCCCCCGCGCCGGTGACCACTCCGGCGACGGCAGAGGAGGCGACGCCTGTCCCGGTGTCCTCTGACAGTGAGCGGTCGGCGTCGAGCGTGGAGGGGCCTGGCGGGGCGCTGTATGCGCGCGTGGCCCGGCGCGAGGCCCGGCCGGCCCGGGCCCGGGGCGAGGCTGGGGGCCTGTCGCTTTCGCCATCTCCCGAGCGCAGGAAGCCGCCTCCACCCGACCCTGCCACCAAGCCCAAGGTGTCCTGGATCCACGGCAAGCACGGCGCCGCTGCCGCTGCCCGGGCGCCGTCACCGCCACTCTCGGGACCCGAGGCCGCGCCCAGTCCCAGCAAGAGGAAACGGACGCCCAGCGACACGTCGGCGCGGCCTGATGAGCCCGGCAGCCCCAGGGCCCGCGACCCGACGCCAAGGCCCCCGGGGCTGGCGGAGGAGGGGCCAGCCCTCGCCTCCCCCTCGCCGCCTAGGGCTCGGGCGCGGGGTCGCGGCCCTGGCCTCTCGGAGCCCACGGACGCTGGCGGTCCCCCGCGCAGCGCGCCCGAGGCCGCCTCCATGCTGGCCGCGGAGCTGCGCGACAAGACTCGCAGCCTGGGCCGCGCCGAAGGGGCTCCAGGCGCGCAGGGCCCGCGAGAGAAGCCGGCGCCGCCGCAGAAGGCCAAGCGCTCGGTGCTGCCCGCCTCGCCGGCCCGCGCGTCCCCTGCGCCCGAGGCCCCGGGGCCCGAGAAGGTGGCGGCCGGAGCGCCCGCGCCCGACACCCCCCGGAAGAAGACCCCCATCCAGAAGCCGCCTCGCAAGAAGAGCCGGGAAGCGGCGGGCGAGCTGGGCAGGGCGGGCGCGCCCACCCTGTAG
- the SCARF2 gene encoding scavenger receptor class F member 2 isoform X2, which yields MRHSGRASRLLCPKLGRLYYPEMQQAQVISLLLSSQEPTCCAGWRQQGDECGVAVCEGNSTCSENEVCVRPGECRCRHGYFGANCDTKCPRQFWGPDCKELCICHPHGQCEDVTGQCTCHARRWGARCEHACQCQHGVCHPRSGACRCEPGWWGAQCASACYCSATSRCDPQTGACLCHAGWWGRSCNNQCACNTSPCEQQSGRCQCRERTFGARCERYCQCFRGRCHPVDGTCACEPGYRGKYCREPCPAGFYGLGCRRRCGQCKGQQPCTVAEGRCLTCEPGWNGTKCDQPCATGFYGEGCGHRCPPCRDGHACNHVTGKCTRCNAGWIGDRCETKCSNGTYGEDCAFVCADCGSGHCDFQSGRCLCSPGVHGPHCNLTCPPGLHGVDCAQACSCHEDSCDPVTGACRLETNQRKGVMGAGALLALLLGLLLSLLGCCCACRGKDPARRELTLGRKKAPQRLCGRFSRISMKLPRIPLRRQKLPKVVVAHHDLDNTLNCSFLEPPSGLEQPSPSWSSRASFSSFDTTDEGPVYCVPHEETATESRDAEPPTSPTEALASSPAPVTTPATAEEATPVPVSSDSERSASSVEGPGGALYARVARREARPARARGEAGGLSLSPSPERRKPPPPDPATKPKVSWIHGKHGAAAAARAPSPPLSGPEAAPSPSKRKRTPSDTSARPDEPGSPRARDPTPRPPGLAEEGPALASPSPPRARARGRGPGLSEPTDAGGPPRSAPEAASMLAAELRDKTRSLGRAEGAPGAQGPREKPAPPQKAKRSVLPASPARASPAPEAPGPEKVAAGAPAPDTPRKKTPIQKPPRKKSREAAGELGRAGAPTL from the exons ATGCGTCACTCTGGCAGGGCCTCCAGACTTCTGTGCCCAAAGTTGGGGAGGCTGTACTACCCTGAAATGCAACAGGCCCAAGTTATTTCCCTCCTTTTGAG ttcccagGAGCCCACGTGCTGTGCCGGCTGGAGGCAGCAGGGCGATGAGTGTGGGGTCG CGGTGTGCGAAGGCAACTCCACGTGCTCGGAGAATGAAGTGTGCGTGCGGCCAGGCGAGTGCCGCTGCCGCCATGGCTACTTCGGTGCCAACTGTGACACCA AGTGCCCGCGCCAGTTCTGGGGCCCCGACTGCAAGGAGCTGTGTATCTGCCACCCGCATGGGCAGTGCGAGGACGTGACAGGCCAGTGTACGTGTCACGCGCGGCGCTGGGGCGCACGCTGCGAGCATGCGTGTCAGTGCCAGCATGGCGTGTGCCACCCGCGGAGCGGCGCGTGTCGCTGCGAGCCTGGCTGGTGGGGCGCGCAGTGCGCCAGCGCGTGTTACTGCAGCGCCACGTCGCGCTGTGACCCACAGACGGGCGCGTGCCTGTGCCACGCAGGCTGGTGGGGCCGCAGCTGCAACAATCAGTGCGCCTGCAACACGTCTCCGTGCGAGCAACAGAGCGGCCGCTGCCAGTGCCGCGAGCGCACGTTTGGCGCGCGCTGCGAGCGCTACTGCCAGTGCTTTCGCGGCCGCTGCCACCCTGTGGACGGCACGTGCGCCTGCGAGCCGGGCTACCGGGGCAAGTACTGCCGGGAGCCGTGCCCTGCCGGCTTCTACGGCCTGGGCTGCCGCCGCCG ATGCGGCCAGTGCAAAGGCCAGCAGCCTTGCACGGTGGCCGAGGGCCGCTGCCTGACTTGCGAGCCCGGCTGGAACGGCACCAAGTGTGACCAGCCGTGCGCCACCGGCTTCTATGGCGAGGGCTGCGGCCACCGCTGCCCGCCCTGCCGCGACGGGCATGCCTGCAACCACGTCACTGGCAAGTGCACGCGCTGCAACGCGGGCTGGATCGGCGACCG GTGCGAGACCAAGTGCAGCAACGGCACTTATGGCGAGGACTGTGCATTTGTGTGCGCCGACTGCGGCAGCGGCCACTGCGACTTCCAGTCGGGGCGTTGCCTGTGCAGCCCGGGCGTCCACGGGCCCCA CTGTAACCTGACGTGCCCGCCTGGGCTCCACGGTGTGGACTGCGCCCAGGCCTGCAGCTGCCACGAGGACTCATGCGACCCTGTCACTGGTGCCTGTCGCCTGG AGACCAACCAGCGCAAGGGCGTGATGGGCGCGGGTGCGTTGCTTGCTCTGCTCCTCGGCCTGCTGCTCTCGCTGCTCGGCTGCTGCTGCGCCTGCCGCGGCAAGGACCCGGCGCGCCG GGAGCTCACGCTCGGGAGGAAGAAGGCGCCGCAGCGACTGTGCGGTCGCTTCAGCCGCATCAGCATGAAGCTCCCTCGGATCCCGCTCCGGAGGCAGAAGCTGCCGAAGGTCGTAG TGGCCCATCACGACCTGGATAACACACTCAACTGTAGCTTCTTGGAGCCACCGTCCGGGCTGGAGCAGCCCTCGCCATCATGGTCCTCCCgggcctccttctcctcctttgaCACCACTGATGAGGGCCCCGTGTACTGTGTACCCCACGAGG AGACCGCAACGGAGAGCCGGGACGCggagccccccacctcccctacGGAGGCGCTGGCGTCATCCCCCGCGCCGGTGACCACTCCGGCGACGGCAGAGGAGGCGACGCCTGTCCCGGTGTCCTCTGACAGTGAGCGGTCGGCGTCGAGCGTGGAGGGGCCTGGCGGGGCGCTGTATGCGCGCGTGGCCCGGCGCGAGGCCCGGCCGGCCCGGGCCCGGGGCGAGGCTGGGGGCCTGTCGCTTTCGCCATCTCCCGAGCGCAGGAAGCCGCCTCCACCCGACCCTGCCACCAAGCCCAAGGTGTCCTGGATCCACGGCAAGCACGGCGCCGCTGCCGCTGCCCGGGCGCCGTCACCGCCACTCTCGGGACCCGAGGCCGCGCCCAGTCCCAGCAAGAGGAAACGGACGCCCAGCGACACGTCGGCGCGGCCTGATGAGCCCGGCAGCCCCAGGGCCCGCGACCCGACGCCAAGGCCCCCGGGGCTGGCGGAGGAGGGGCCAGCCCTCGCCTCCCCCTCGCCGCCTAGGGCTCGGGCGCGGGGTCGCGGCCCTGGCCTCTCGGAGCCCACGGACGCTGGCGGTCCCCCGCGCAGCGCGCCCGAGGCCGCCTCCATGCTGGCCGCGGAGCTGCGCGACAAGACTCGCAGCCTGGGCCGCGCCGAAGGGGCTCCAGGCGCGCAGGGCCCGCGAGAGAAGCCGGCGCCGCCGCAGAAGGCCAAGCGCTCGGTGCTGCCCGCCTCGCCGGCCCGCGCGTCCCCTGCGCCCGAGGCCCCGGGGCCCGAGAAGGTGGCGGCCGGAGCGCCCGCGCCCGACACCCCCCGGAAGAAGACCCCCATCCAGAAGCCGCCTCGCAAGAAGAGCCGGGAAGCGGCGGGCGAGCTGGGCAGGGCGGGCGCGCCCACCCTGTAG